AGAAACAGCAAAAGCATGACGATGGGATTTATCATCTAGACTGTCTAGTAGAGTTTCCCCATCTGTGGGACAGGTATGCTCTCTATGTAGAAGGGTGCAAAGGGCGGTCAGGGTGTCTGATTCTTTACGGGAGAGGATCTCCCCTAGGTCAAAATGAAGGTAACGGGAGTTGCTCCATTTAAAGCGATCTATCAATACCACCTGATAAAGGTTGAGGAGGATTACCCATCGGGGTGGTTCGTCAAGGGAGAAGATCTCGTCTGAGATGATTTCTTCTAGGGTTAATTGGGTTAATTCTTGAGAATCTTGTTCAAATTGACAGGGATGGAGGGAGGAATCTAAGATATCGATCGCTTCAGGAAGAGTTTCTACCACCCAAAGGAGGGGCGATCCGTTATCTTTTTTGACTTCTGCGATAATAGGTAGTTCAGGGTGGGTTTCTAATGGTTTAGATTGGGGAGTAAATTCATAACCCAATATTTCTAGAAACTGGGATAACCATTCATGTTGTGGGGATAGGCGATCTTTTAATGAGGTTTCGCTCTCTATTTGGAGGATGGTGCGGAAGTAATCCCTACTTAAACTAGCGATCGCGTCGGGTGGGGTTAAGGTCTGATTCTTTTGTGCTTGTGCGATCCACTTTTTGGCGACTTCTTTTAGGTCCTCTGTCAGAATAGCCTCGAGGTAATGGTTTGAGTAAAATTCGTTGACGTTAGAGATACCCGTGAGTTGCGCCATGGTTATAAAGAGCGGTGTGGGCTATCTTACCATGCGATCGGTGAAACGTGATGTTAAAATTTATAGCAAAACTTCCCTAGTCCCAATCTAATGCCTCTTCCCCATGTAACAAAAATTATTCTTTAATAATAATATTAAAAATTGAGAATAAAACCACTGTTATTTCATTAATTATCCAAGCTAGCATACCAATTAGATAAATCAATGCCCCTCCTAAGTAGAAAAGTATTGAAATAAATATACAAATCAAATCTAATAATATAGCTATTAAAAAAACTATCAAATATGCAAGAGACCTTCTTATATCTAAGATAAAATAGATCGTTCCTATAATTCTAGCTAATAATCCATCACCAAACAATGAAGACCAAGTAATCCAAATATGTTTTGCACCTCTATATATAGAGATCACCCAATCTGGTCGAAAAAAGTAGGAGCCAGTGTGAAAAAAATAACTAGCTAAACTAAATATCTGCTCAACTATTTCCCAAGTATTGTTTTCATTTTGTGAATCTACAGTCAATACAAAAAAAACTAAAAGACCTAATTTACACATTATTATACCTGTCTAAATATTGATATTTTTGCTAATCTTAAACCAAGGGACTATAAGAGATAACATTTAGGTTAACTTCCCCCTTAAGACACTAATAACTTTAATATAAGGAACGGGTTCGGTAGTCATACTGTCTTCAACCCAACGCCAATAATCGTCGAAGATGCTGTCTATGTAGCGTTTTTCTCGTTCTCTACGCTCTTTAACGAGGGGATGATCATTGGTAAAACGTAATTCTAGCTGTTGATTGTGTTGTTGTCTGAGTTGGGTAAGGCGATCGAGTTGAAGTTGTAACGCTTGATTAAGTTCGGTTTCAAAAGCGATCGCACTAGTCAACATTTCCTGATAAGCTCGTTCCACAGCAATATCTCTTAACTCTAATAACTTTTCTTCGATTACTACACCAGGATTAGGGATAGGATTTTCTCCTAATTTTGTTCTCTCTAGGGTGGTAGCGAAACTTTCAACCCGGGTGAATTGATAATTATTAAAAACCACACTAAACCACTGATTTAACAGAGGTTGTCCGCGACGGTTGGGAATTAATCCAGTCATAACGAAAACTGCTTCTTCTGGAGCTAGGGATGGGAGAATAATTACGGGAGCTTGATGGCGTCGAAAAGTCGTTAAATTAAAGTCATTGAACCATTGTACAGCGGGATGTAATTCCCAAAGGTATTGTAGGGGTGTCCATCTTTCCTCAGCTTTGCGCGATTCTTCTAAATCCTTTTTAACTAGAGTTTTATCAGCACAAAGTCTCAGGGGTGCTTGGGGTGGTGGTTGAATCTCTCGGGGTAGTCTCTCATAACGACGTTTTAAGTCAGAGGGAAAGGTGAGCTCAATGAGGGATTGTTCCTGATAGATTTGGTATTGTAAGGGGGTGTTTTGATTGATCGCTTCTAAAGAGGCTAGAGTATATTCAAAGTCATCTCTAAATAAACTAGGCATTTGCGCCATTTCTGCTAAAAAGTCTTGGGTTATCTCGGGTTGTTGCTCCAAGAAGGAGAAAAAGTCAAATTCATTATCTGGGGGGGTTAGCATAGCGTCGAAACTTTCTGCTGATTCTCCCGCTTCGATCGCTTTTGCGGTGATACGGACTTCCTCATCTATATCAAATACTCCCATAAAAACGGAAGGATCGCCAATATTTTTAATTGCTTGCTCATCTTTAGCGATTAGTACCCGGATAATGCGTTCTGCTTCATCTACCCGAGGATTAAGGGAACGAGTGAGTAGATATCTAATTTGGGGTTGTTGTTCCTGTCCATAGCGATCGATTCTACCATTACGTTGTTGTAAGACCATCAATGACCAGGGTATATCAAAGTGAATCAGACGATAGGAGAGAAAGTGTAGGTTAATTCCTTCTGAAGCTACATCGGTAGCGATAAGTAGACGTAGAGGGGATTTTTCCTCCCCAAATTGTTCAATACTACTATTTAGTTCTATATCAGCCATACTTCCCTCTAGGGTAGTAATTGCGGTTGGTTTTAGGTTTAAATCCCGTTGTAAATTCTCCCGCAGAAAACGCATTGTTTCTAAACGTTCGGTAAAAATTACTAAGCGATCTTTAGAGTCGTTTCCCTTCCAACCAAAACCATCACTTTGGTTCGATTTAATTAACTCGAGAAGTTTTTGATATTTAGTAAAGTTAGATGGGGTGATTTGTTCTAAAGCGGAACCTAACTCCATCAACTCAGCTATATCTGAGGGGTGTTCTGCTTTTTTGAGGCGATGGTTAACCGTTTCTAAACAAGCCATTGGACTAGAAAACATCGCTTTAAGGAGGGTAGTTTTAAAGAGTTTTCCTGTCTGAGCTTGGCGATCAATTCCTGTTAATTTAAGGTTATCCAGGAGGGTAAAGGCGGCTTCTTCTAGGATACTAGCTTGAGCTTCAACGGGTATTACCTGACGTTCGGGGAAATTTTTGGCTAGTTGATCCTTGACGTCTTTTTTAAACCTTCTGACGTATAGTCCTCTGATATCTTCTTTAGTGTAATCTGATTCGGAAGCGATCGCGGTGGGATCGAGCATTTTCATCAAACTGGCGAAGCTTTCTGGACGTCCATCGTGGGGTGTAGCAGAGAGCATGATTAGTGTGTCTGAGCGCGTTGCTAATCTTTCTGCTAATTTAGAGCGTAGAGAAGCAGATCCTCTGCGTGCCACATTATGACATTCATCAATGACAATAATATCCCAGTAAGCCTGTTCTAGATAAGTCCGATAGGAGCGATCTTGTTTGAGAGTATCTACAGAAACGATCGCCTTGTCGAAGTAATGAAAGGGGTTATGATTAGTAGGAATGCGATTGCGTAATCTTTGAATCCCCACCGAATCCAGACGAACTAAGGGAATGGTGAAGCGAAACCAGTACTCTTTTTGAAATTGAGTAAGCATACTCTTGGTGGTCACTACTAACATCCGTTTACCCTTTCCCCGACGGATTAACTCTGAAACCAAAATACCCGACTCTAGAGTTTTGCCTAAACCAACACTATCAGCGATTAAAATACGTTGACGGGGCATTTTTAGAGCGATTAGAGCTGGATCTAACTGAAAAGGGAGTAAATCGAGGGCTGCTTTTTGTCCCACATAGAGTTGAGGGGTAGTAGGAGCGGTTTGTCTTAAATGAGCTTCGATAAAGAGGAGCGATCGTCTAAATCCTTGACTATCATCCCCCACTAAAGTAGTAGTTTTCGGATCCAGGACCTCTAAATCTGCTTCTAATTCCTCAACAAAATTAGCAGACTTACCCTTAATAAAGTCACTAATCCCCACTACCCTCAGAATTTTAGCCCCGCTGTTCGTTCTATCCACCGATTGTATCAACCATTCCGCATCGCGGATAACTACTCTAGCACCAGGTGCGGGGGAAATCTTATTTTTGACCATGACGAGTGTAAAGCCTGATAATGAATATAGCTTCAATTAAAGCATCTGTTTTCTTGTTGCTTTTGATGGGGATTAATTTAGTTTTTTTGAAACATTCTAAATAACCAAGGTTTTTGAGGTTGTTTCTCTTTCCAAATACCTTTTTGTTTTTTCTTGGCAGTTTCTTGAGCTTTCAGATATTTGTCTCCATCACAATCATCAAGATAATGTTCATAAACAAACACTTTCCCTTCTTCAACCAATTTAAGATTAACTAGACTACTTTTATAAAGATAAATCTCTGCTACCTTACGATTATAACCATCTTCAGCAATTACATTTAGTTTAACCCAAGTATTAGGTTTAACTAATTTAGTTAATCTATTCTTTGCTTCTTTTCCCCAAGGTTCTTGGGACATCTCAGGAGCATCAATACAAGCTAATCTCACTCTTATCTCCTCACCATCTATACTTTTAGCACTAATAGTATCACCATCAATTACAGATACTACTTGAACAATATTTTTATCAAATAGAGTACAACCTGAGAGTAATAAGAGAAAAATAAAAATGATAGATTTATT
This sequence is a window from Gloeocapsa sp. PCC 73106. Protein-coding genes within it:
- a CDS encoding DEAD/DEAH box helicase, with amino-acid sequence MVKNKISPAPGARVVIRDAEWLIQSVDRTNSGAKILRVVGISDFIKGKSANFVEELEADLEVLDPKTTTLVGDDSQGFRRSLLFIEAHLRQTAPTTPQLYVGQKAALDLLPFQLDPALIALKMPRQRILIADSVGLGKTLESGILVSELIRRGKGKRMLVVTTKSMLTQFQKEYWFRFTIPLVRLDSVGIQRLRNRIPTNHNPFHYFDKAIVSVDTLKQDRSYRTYLEQAYWDIIVIDECHNVARRGSASLRSKLAERLATRSDTLIMLSATPHDGRPESFASLMKMLDPTAIASESDYTKEDIRGLYVRRFKKDVKDQLAKNFPERQVIPVEAQASILEEAAFTLLDNLKLTGIDRQAQTGKLFKTTLLKAMFSSPMACLETVNHRLKKAEHPSDIAELMELGSALEQITPSNFTKYQKLLELIKSNQSDGFGWKGNDSKDRLVIFTERLETMRFLRENLQRDLNLKPTAITTLEGSMADIELNSSIEQFGEEKSPLRLLIATDVASEGINLHFLSYRLIHFDIPWSLMVLQQRNGRIDRYGQEQQPQIRYLLTRSLNPRVDEAERIIRVLIAKDEQAIKNIGDPSVFMGVFDIDEEVRITAKAIEAGESAESFDAMLTPPDNEFDFFSFLEQQPEITQDFLAEMAQMPSLFRDDFEYTLASLEAINQNTPLQYQIYQEQSLIELTFPSDLKRRYERLPREIQPPPQAPLRLCADKTLVKKDLEESRKAEERWTPLQYLWELHPAVQWFNDFNLTTFRRHQAPVIILPSLAPEEAVFVMTGLIPNRRGQPLLNQWFSVVFNNYQFTRVESFATTLERTKLGENPIPNPGVVIEEKLLELRDIAVERAYQEMLTSAIAFETELNQALQLQLDRLTQLRQQHNQQLELRFTNDHPLVKERREREKRYIDSIFDDYWRWVEDSMTTEPVPYIKVISVLRGKLT
- a CDS encoding thermonuclease family protein; its protein translation is MHDKRLLLMNKSIIFIFLLLLSGCTLFDKNIVQVVSVIDGDTISAKSIDGEEIRVRLACIDAPEMSQEPWGKEAKNRLTKLVKPNTWVKLNVIAEDGYNRKVAEIYLYKSSLVNLKLVEEGKVFVYEHYLDDCDGDKYLKAQETAKKKQKGIWKEKQPQKPWLFRMFQKN